One window of Balneolales bacterium ANBcel1 genomic DNA carries:
- a CDS encoding copper-translocating P-type ATPase yields MGTKHQNHEDHKKDHGDHKRHAQHRSHGGHGHDQKSHGEHSGHSNHEHHDHGQHDHSGHKEHDHHDHGHEHHSHDHGHDHHAHHAAMVEDFKFRFWWVLALTIPILGLSPMIQEFLGVDWRFSGDTWLLAALSSVVYFFGGWPFLSGLVSELRQKLPGMMTLIGLAISVAFFYSIFVVFGLEGHLLFWELSTLVAIMLLGHWIEMRSVMSASAALEKLAELLPGKAHRVNEDGSTEDVPVEDLKTGDHILIKPGEKIPADGIVIEGSTNVNEAMLTGESLPVEKKKDDEVIGGAVNEEGSITVKIHKTGDESFLSQVIGLVRQAQESKSKTQDLANRAAFWLTLVAIFGGVLTFFAWTLFTGQELNFAINRTVTVMVIACPHALGLAIPLVVSVSTSLAATNGFLIRNRTAFELARNLDAVIFDKTGTLTEGTFTVTDILNFNDQVSDDELLNYAAAVEAHSEHPIARGIVQKAGDQWKVENFNSITGKGVEGDVNGRSVKVVSPGYVRDEKMDYPQDQVEEISSQGKTVVFVILDAKLEGAVALGDEIRSESRQAVSRLHDMGIQCVMLTGDNRQTAEYVAKELGIDQVFAEVLPDEKADKVKEVQSQGKTVAMTGDGVNDAPALASADVGIAIGAGSDVAVETGDIVLVRNNPEDVAHVIQLSKATYGKMVQNLFWATGYNVVAIPLAAGVLFAWGVVLSPAVGAVLMSLSTVIVAINARFIKLDS; encoded by the coding sequence ATGGGTACAAAACATCAGAATCACGAAGATCATAAGAAGGATCACGGAGACCACAAACGCCACGCTCAGCACCGAAGTCATGGTGGACATGGACACGATCAGAAGAGTCATGGAGAACACAGCGGTCACAGTAACCACGAACATCACGATCATGGCCAACATGATCACAGTGGCCACAAAGAGCACGACCACCACGACCACGGACATGAACACCACAGCCACGACCATGGGCACGATCACCACGCGCATCACGCCGCCATGGTCGAAGATTTCAAATTCCGTTTTTGGTGGGTGCTGGCATTGACCATCCCGATTCTCGGCCTGTCACCCATGATCCAGGAGTTTCTCGGTGTGGACTGGCGTTTTTCCGGAGATACCTGGCTGCTGGCGGCATTATCGTCTGTCGTTTACTTCTTCGGCGGATGGCCGTTTCTGTCCGGCCTGGTGAGTGAGCTGCGTCAAAAACTGCCGGGGATGATGACATTGATCGGACTCGCCATCTCTGTCGCCTTCTTCTATAGCATTTTTGTGGTGTTCGGCCTGGAAGGGCACCTGCTTTTCTGGGAGCTTTCCACCCTGGTTGCGATTATGCTGCTGGGCCACTGGATCGAAATGCGTTCGGTGATGAGCGCATCGGCCGCACTGGAGAAACTGGCTGAGCTTCTGCCGGGCAAGGCACACCGGGTCAATGAGGACGGATCGACCGAAGACGTGCCCGTGGAAGATCTGAAAACCGGAGATCATATCCTCATCAAACCCGGAGAAAAAATTCCGGCCGACGGCATCGTGATCGAGGGCAGTACCAATGTCAACGAAGCGATGCTGACCGGCGAATCCCTCCCGGTTGAAAAGAAAAAAGATGACGAGGTGATTGGCGGTGCGGTGAATGAGGAAGGGTCCATTACCGTGAAAATCCACAAAACCGGCGATGAATCATTCCTTTCGCAGGTTATCGGCCTGGTGCGCCAGGCACAGGAAAGCAAATCGAAAACACAGGATCTGGCAAACCGGGCGGCTTTTTGGCTTACTCTGGTTGCGATTTTCGGGGGGGTACTGACGTTCTTCGCCTGGACACTCTTCACCGGCCAGGAGCTTAATTTCGCGATCAACCGAACCGTAACGGTCATGGTCATCGCCTGTCCACATGCATTGGGACTGGCGATTCCACTGGTGGTCTCCGTCTCCACATCACTGGCTGCGACCAACGGATTTCTGATCCGGAACCGTACCGCGTTCGAACTTGCCCGCAACCTGGATGCCGTAATTTTCGATAAAACCGGGACATTGACCGAAGGCACCTTCACCGTCACCGATATCCTGAATTTCAATGATCAGGTTAGTGACGATGAGCTTCTGAATTATGCCGCCGCGGTAGAGGCCCACTCGGAGCATCCGATAGCGCGGGGAATTGTCCAGAAAGCGGGTGATCAGTGGAAGGTGGAGAATTTCAATTCCATCACCGGAAAAGGGGTGGAAGGAGATGTGAACGGCCGGTCGGTGAAGGTAGTCAGCCCGGGGTATGTTCGCGATGAAAAGATGGACTATCCGCAAGATCAGGTCGAGGAGATTTCGTCGCAAGGCAAGACGGTTGTTTTTGTGATTCTCGACGCAAAACTGGAAGGTGCCGTGGCGCTGGGAGATGAGATTCGATCCGAGTCCCGTCAGGCCGTCAGCCGGCTGCACGACATGGGAATTCAATGTGTGATGCTCACCGGGGACAACCGTCAGACTGCGGAATATGTGGCGAAGGAGCTGGGCATCGATCAGGTGTTTGCCGAGGTGCTCCCGGATGAAAAAGCGGACAAGGTAAAAGAGGTCCAAAGCCAGGGAAAAACGGTGGCAATGACCGGTGATGGTGTAAATGACGCGCCGGCTCTGGCCAGTGCGGATGTGGGTATTGCGATCGGAGCCGGGTCTGATGTCGCCGTAGAGACCGGCGATATCGTTTTGGTGCGCAACAATCCGGAAGATGTCGCTCATGTGATACAGCTTTCGAAGGCGACCTACGGCAAGATGGTGCAGAACCTGTTCTGGGCGACCGGATACAACGTGGTAGCGATACCGCTCGCGGCTGGTGTATTGTTTGCCTGGGGTGTTGTATTGAGTCCGGCAGTAGGAGCTGTACTGATGTCTCTCAGTACCGTCATAGTCGCGATCAACGCGCGATTTATAAAGCTGGATTCGTAA
- a CDS encoding efflux RND transporter periplasmic adaptor subunit, translating to MTLTRNQILIGVGLVLAGLLLGWILFSGTADHDHDQDGHVHTHDHEMAGSAQNGEEVWTCSMHPSVREDGPGQCPICGMDLIPASSEEREDDYSMVMTESAIQLANIQTVPVRYDTPVKEVTLPGRVKVDERRITNITTHFPGRIIEAKINFTGAVIRKGEPMATVYSPELVTAQRELLEAARQRDRNPRLYEAARQKFRLWEFSSEQIDAIIEHGGVQREMEILSPVDGIVLRRNVADEQYIAEGTIIYEVANLESLWVVLEAYEEDLGWISIGDEVSFTSRANPGDTRTATVSYIDPVVNPSSRTVGIRADIENADGRLKPDMLVSGKVRAELAEQKLMVPASSVLWTGPRSLVYIRDHSADVPRFEVREVELGPRAGDYFVIEDGVGEGEDVVFHGAFRIDSEFQLADRFSMMNREPGTGAVPVHNHGTMESRDDPATNHNGHADPADTEQDDHDLHEHGDAVDGATDDFRDDFLTLLDHYLEGKEAFVASDFEGAREAFQRTADALESVGLHRMQGDAHMRWMDQHEAIEGHLEHILGADDIEGQREGFAMLSHILIEAVHNYEIPGLLYHQYCPMVDESWLSSEEEIANPYDPNMLRCGEVVERIEH from the coding sequence ATGACACTTACAAGAAATCAGATACTTATCGGAGTGGGGCTGGTCCTGGCGGGATTGCTGCTCGGCTGGATCCTGTTCTCGGGCACGGCAGATCACGATCATGATCAGGATGGCCATGTACACACGCACGACCATGAGATGGCGGGATCGGCGCAAAACGGTGAGGAAGTGTGGACCTGCTCCATGCACCCGTCCGTTCGGGAAGATGGTCCGGGTCAGTGCCCGATTTGCGGTATGGATCTCATTCCGGCCTCTTCTGAAGAACGGGAAGATGACTATTCCATGGTGATGACCGAATCGGCCATTCAGCTGGCAAATATCCAAACCGTGCCCGTCCGGTATGATACGCCGGTCAAGGAAGTAACCTTGCCGGGCCGTGTGAAGGTCGACGAACGCCGCATCACCAACATAACCACCCACTTTCCCGGCCGGATTATTGAAGCCAAAATAAATTTCACAGGGGCGGTTATCCGAAAAGGAGAACCCATGGCTACGGTCTATTCACCGGAGCTTGTGACCGCACAGCGGGAGCTGTTGGAAGCGGCACGGCAGCGTGACCGCAACCCCCGGCTCTATGAAGCGGCCCGGCAGAAATTTCGCCTGTGGGAGTTCAGCAGCGAACAGATAGACGCGATCATTGAGCACGGCGGAGTGCAGCGGGAAATGGAAATTCTGTCGCCGGTTGACGGGATTGTACTCAGGCGCAATGTGGCCGATGAGCAGTATATCGCGGAAGGAACGATCATCTACGAAGTGGCCAACCTGGAGTCACTCTGGGTTGTGCTTGAAGCATACGAAGAGGATCTCGGGTGGATTTCTATCGGAGATGAGGTTTCATTTACAAGCCGGGCAAATCCCGGAGATACGCGAACCGCGACCGTCAGTTACATCGATCCGGTAGTCAACCCATCCAGCCGTACGGTCGGAATCCGGGCAGATATCGAAAATGCCGATGGTCGCCTTAAGCCGGATATGCTGGTGTCGGGAAAGGTCCGGGCAGAGCTGGCTGAGCAGAAGTTGATGGTGCCGGCCTCCTCGGTACTCTGGACCGGTCCGCGATCCCTTGTCTACATTCGTGATCACAGCGCCGATGTGCCCCGGTTTGAAGTCCGGGAAGTTGAACTGGGTCCGCGTGCAGGTGATTATTTTGTGATTGAGGATGGTGTCGGTGAAGGTGAGGATGTTGTCTTTCACGGTGCGTTTCGTATTGACAGCGAATTCCAGCTGGCCGACCGGTTCAGTATGATGAACCGTGAGCCGGGAACCGGTGCCGTGCCGGTGCACAATCACGGGACGATGGAGAGTCGTGACGATCCGGCGACGAATCATAATGGCCACGCCGATCCGGCCGATACGGAGCAAGACGACCACGACCTGCATGAGCACGGAGATGCGGTTGACGGTGCCACCGATGATTTCCGGGATGATTTTCTGACGCTGCTGGATCATTACCTGGAAGGAAAGGAAGCGTTTGTCGCATCCGATTTCGAAGGTGCCCGTGAGGCTTTTCAGCGCACGGCCGATGCATTGGAGTCCGTCGGCCTGCACCGGATGCAAGGTGATGCACACATGCGCTGGATGGATCAGCATGAAGCAATAGAAGGACACCTGGAGCACATTTTGGGGGCCGATGACATCGAAGGGCAGCGAGAGGGATTTGCCATGCTTTCGCACATACTCATCGAGGCCGTTCATAATTATGAAATCCCCGGATTGCTCTATCATCAATACTGTCCGATGGTGGACGAGTCCTGGCTGAGTAGCGAAGAGGAAATCGCGAATCCCTATGACCCGAACATGCTGCGCTGCGGCGAGGTGGTCGAGCGAATCGAGCATTAA
- a CDS encoding TolC family protein, whose translation MTVMIIAMVALAGSSARAQDHPEQQIGPSPHPQLEEYLRIAAEENPELRALWHRYRSEQEKVFQVGALPDPEVSIGYDFNPMMSETVLGRFSISAMQMFPWFGTLESRREMQRASSEADLQQLNSRQLELYRDIRTVWFELSELQRQIEIAEETIGLVRDLETLVEVRYETARTGQADLLRIQMEEQRLQTMIANLTDRKNPLRARFNSLLNRDSDAVVRTASEIGSRPLPYTEEALKARLLEQNPRFDQLDARERMLREQQNQARLDGRPSFGLGLEVMGRDFGPMSMDPDMKEGFVGMATIRVPLYRSRYSAQNRQATEQLQGLDYERIHTKNTLLTELEESLERYRESGRSIRLLTDELIPRAEQAYAILGDEYAAGNARFDEVLQMQRELLDLELQRIEALVRQNKAVIRIESITENERITSFNTTSQ comes from the coding sequence ATGACCGTTATGATAATTGCGATGGTGGCTTTGGCCGGATCATCGGCCCGGGCACAGGATCACCCGGAACAGCAAATCGGTCCGTCGCCTCATCCGCAACTTGAGGAATACCTCCGTATTGCCGCAGAAGAGAATCCGGAACTGCGCGCACTTTGGCACCGCTACCGTTCGGAACAGGAAAAAGTTTTTCAGGTAGGAGCATTGCCCGATCCCGAAGTGAGCATCGGGTACGATTTTAATCCGATGATGTCGGAAACGGTTCTCGGCCGTTTTTCGATCTCCGCCATGCAGATGTTCCCCTGGTTCGGAACCCTGGAGTCACGGCGTGAGATGCAGCGGGCGTCATCGGAGGCGGACCTGCAGCAGTTGAACAGCCGGCAACTGGAGCTGTATCGCGATATCCGGACGGTATGGTTTGAGCTTTCAGAGCTGCAGCGACAGATTGAAATCGCCGAAGAGACGATTGGTCTGGTTCGTGATCTGGAGACCCTCGTGGAAGTTCGCTATGAGACCGCACGTACCGGTCAGGCTGATTTGCTTCGCATCCAGATGGAAGAGCAGCGGCTGCAAACCATGATCGCGAACCTGACGGACCGGAAGAACCCGTTAAGAGCGCGCTTCAATTCCCTGCTAAACCGGGATTCCGATGCGGTAGTACGGACGGCATCGGAGATCGGATCACGGCCGCTTCCCTATACGGAAGAAGCATTAAAAGCAAGGCTGCTGGAGCAGAATCCCCGGTTTGACCAACTTGATGCACGGGAGCGCATGCTTCGCGAACAGCAAAATCAGGCCCGACTTGACGGTCGTCCAAGTTTTGGGCTTGGATTGGAGGTGATGGGCAGAGATTTCGGACCGATGTCCATGGATCCCGACATGAAAGAGGGTTTTGTCGGGATGGCGACCATTCGGGTACCGCTCTATCGGTCACGCTACAGCGCGCAGAACCGCCAGGCCACCGAGCAGTTGCAGGGCCTGGACTATGAACGCATCCACACAAAAAACACACTGCTTACCGAGCTGGAAGAATCGCTCGAGCGCTACCGGGAATCGGGGCGATCCATTCGGTTGCTTACGGATGAGCTGATTCCCAGGGCGGAACAGGCATATGCGATTCTGGGCGATGAATATGCCGCCGGTAATGCACGATTTGATGAAGTGCTTCAAATGCAACGCGAGCTGCTGGACCTGGAACTGCAGCGCATAGAAGCGCTGGTTCGGCAGAACAAGGCGGTCATCCGGATTGAAAGCATCACGGAAAATGAAAGAATCACCAGTTTCAACACAACATCCCAATAG
- a CDS encoding efflux RND transporter permease subunit, protein MTSRILRFFLENKLIALLLFLGLAGWGIATAPFDWDIDFLPRDPVPVDAIPDIGDNQQIIFTEWPGRSPQDIEDQITYPLTTQLLGIPGVRTIRSNSMFGFSSINIIFEDHIEFYWSRARILEKLNALPADLLPDGVQPGLGPDATALGQIFWYTLEGYDADGNPTGGWDPQELRSIQDFQVRYALSGVEGVAEVASIGGFVKEYQVDIDPVAMREAGVTVTDIADAVRSSNLDVGARTIEMNRAEYVVRGLGYIQSLEDLEESVVAVRDNTPIRIRDVAHVGMGPAQRRGALDKAGAEAVGGVVVARYGENPLEVIQNVKEQIETIAPGLPSKELADGTVSQVEIVPFYDRTGLIYETLGTLEEALSLQILITIIVIIIMVMHLRTSLIISALLPLAVLMSFIMMKYVGVDANVVALAGIAISIGTVVDMGIILTENMLKHIDEKDPEENLLETIYRATAEVSPAVITALMTTIVSFLPVFMLEAQEGRLFGPLAFTKTFILIAALVIVITLIPAFSHWLFSRRIDSQRWRIIWNGILIAGGVVIAFAYLAWAGLALIALGANNLTGIWREEYRPWSPWVNNGIIFLAVAWLLAGTWLPLGPENPVSVSLLFILLMVGVISGLFWLFMRYYERILDWSLRHKTAFLSIPLLILIFGAMSWQGFDSTFRFAAKGWNAIGVEIQETRLWSAADERFPGLGQEFMPTLDEGSFLLMPTTMPHAGIEETLQMMREMDMRIASIPEVETVVGKIGRVESALDPAPISMFENVIIYKSEYKSDERGRRIRFKVENGEFVRDDDGNLIPDRRGRYYRQWRDHIQDQDDIWTEILHAGDLPGVTSAPKLQPIETRLIMLQTGMRANMGVRISGPDLETIDEFATSLEPVIREVDGVRPASVFADRVVGKPYIEIDIDRREIARHGLTIRSVQEVISTAIGGQMLGMTVEGRERYPLRVRYAREYRNNPDEMKRILVPAPDGSQIPLGQLAEIRFETGPMNIRSENTFLNAYVTFDSQPGEAPVDVVNRVRDHFDQQISEGSLNVPDGISYVFEGEFRNQQRAAERLSVVLPITLLIIFLIIYFQFRSSPVTIIVFSGIVLVWAGGFILLWLYGENWFFNFSVMGVELREFFQMGAINMSVAVWVGFLALFGIAVDNGVVMATYLEQLFERKRPHDRETVYATAIEAGMRRVRPCLMTTGTTLLALMPILTSPGKGSEIMIPMAIPIFGGMLIQVLSLLLVPLLYALWKEKSLNFNPESHKSS, encoded by the coding sequence ATGACATCCCGAATTCTTCGCTTTTTTCTCGAAAACAAACTGATCGCCCTGTTGCTGTTTCTCGGCCTGGCCGGGTGGGGCATCGCAACCGCCCCGTTCGACTGGGATATCGATTTCCTGCCCCGCGATCCGGTCCCGGTGGATGCCATCCCCGATATCGGTGACAACCAGCAGATCATCTTCACCGAGTGGCCCGGCCGGTCGCCGCAGGATATCGAGGATCAGATCACCTATCCGCTAACCACACAACTTCTGGGCATTCCGGGTGTACGGACTATCCGCAGCAACTCGATGTTCGGTTTCTCATCGATTAATATCATCTTTGAAGACCATATCGAATTCTACTGGAGTCGTGCCCGAATCCTCGAAAAACTGAATGCTCTTCCCGCCGACCTGCTGCCGGATGGCGTGCAGCCTGGCCTCGGTCCCGATGCAACGGCACTCGGACAGATTTTCTGGTATACGCTGGAGGGATATGATGCCGACGGCAACCCGACCGGCGGATGGGATCCCCAGGAACTCCGCTCCATTCAGGATTTCCAGGTGCGTTATGCGCTTTCCGGGGTGGAGGGCGTCGCCGAAGTGGCCAGTATCGGCGGTTTTGTAAAAGAATATCAGGTCGATATCGATCCGGTCGCCATGCGTGAGGCCGGTGTCACCGTTACCGATATCGCAGATGCCGTGCGCAGCAGCAACCTGGATGTCGGGGCAAGAACGATCGAAATGAACCGCGCCGAGTATGTGGTGCGCGGACTCGGCTATATCCAGTCGCTGGAAGATCTGGAAGAGAGTGTCGTGGCAGTGAGGGATAACACGCCCATCCGCATAAGGGATGTGGCCCATGTGGGAATGGGTCCGGCCCAGCGGCGTGGCGCCCTCGACAAAGCCGGGGCGGAAGCGGTCGGCGGCGTAGTTGTGGCCCGCTACGGCGAAAATCCGCTGGAGGTGATCCAGAATGTGAAGGAGCAGATCGAGACCATCGCCCCCGGCCTTCCGTCGAAAGAACTGGCTGACGGCACCGTGTCACAGGTGGAGATTGTGCCGTTTTATGACCGGACCGGCCTCATTTATGAAACGCTCGGCACGCTGGAGGAGGCGCTCTCACTGCAGATTCTGATTACCATCATTGTGATCATTATTATGGTGATGCATTTGCGCACCTCGCTGATTATTTCGGCGCTGTTGCCCCTTGCGGTACTCATGAGTTTCATCATGATGAAATATGTCGGGGTGGATGCCAATGTGGTGGCATTGGCCGGGATCGCGATCTCCATCGGGACGGTGGTCGATATGGGGATCATCCTCACCGAAAACATGCTCAAGCATATCGATGAGAAAGATCCGGAGGAAAACCTTCTGGAAACCATTTACCGGGCTACCGCCGAGGTGAGTCCGGCTGTGATTACCGCTCTGATGACCACGATCGTCAGCTTCCTCCCGGTCTTTATGCTGGAAGCCCAGGAAGGACGTCTGTTCGGGCCGCTGGCCTTCACCAAAACCTTCATCCTGATCGCGGCCCTGGTGATCGTCATCACCCTGATTCCCGCATTCTCCCACTGGCTGTTCTCCCGGCGGATTGACAGTCAACGGTGGCGGATAATCTGGAATGGAATACTGATTGCCGGCGGTGTGGTCATCGCCTTTGCTTATCTGGCCTGGGCGGGATTGGCCCTGATCGCCCTTGGCGCCAATAACCTGACGGGAATATGGCGGGAGGAGTACCGGCCGTGGTCACCCTGGGTCAACAACGGGATCATATTTCTGGCCGTTGCCTGGCTGCTGGCCGGAACCTGGCTGCCGCTCGGACCCGAAAATCCGGTGTCGGTCAGCCTGCTCTTCATACTGCTTATGGTGGGAGTCATTTCCGGCCTGTTCTGGCTTTTCATGAGGTACTACGAGCGTATTCTGGACTGGTCACTGAGACACAAAACCGCCTTTCTGTCCATCCCCCTGCTGATCCTGATCTTTGGAGCGATGAGTTGGCAAGGGTTTGACTCCACGTTCCGGTTTGCGGCAAAAGGGTGGAATGCGATTGGTGTGGAAATCCAGGAAACCCGTCTCTGGTCGGCCGCCGACGAACGTTTTCCGGGACTGGGACAGGAGTTTATGCCGACTCTTGACGAAGGCTCATTTCTGTTGATGCCGACGACCATGCCGCACGCCGGCATAGAAGAGACCCTGCAGATGATGCGCGAGATGGACATGCGGATCGCCTCCATTCCCGAAGTGGAGACCGTGGTCGGCAAGATAGGACGGGTGGAATCGGCCCTGGATCCGGCTCCGATCTCCATGTTCGAAAATGTGATCATATATAAAAGCGAATACAAATCGGACGAACGCGGGCGCCGGATACGATTCAAAGTGGAAAACGGTGAGTTTGTCCGCGATGATGACGGAAACCTGATTCCGGACCGCCGTGGCCGCTATTACCGGCAATGGCGCGATCATATCCAGGATCAGGACGATATCTGGACCGAGATCCTGCACGCGGGTGATCTTCCGGGGGTCACATCCGCCCCGAAACTTCAGCCGATTGAAACCAGGCTGATTATGCTGCAGACGGGTATGCGTGCTAATATGGGTGTGCGGATCAGCGGGCCCGACCTGGAGACCATCGACGAGTTTGCGACCAGCCTTGAACCGGTAATTCGGGAGGTGGACGGAGTGCGTCCCGCTTCGGTTTTTGCCGATCGTGTCGTTGGAAAACCGTACATCGAAATTGACATTGACCGCCGGGAAATTGCACGGCACGGACTGACCATCCGTAGTGTGCAGGAAGTCATCAGCACCGCGATTGGCGGCCAGATGCTGGGAATGACGGTGGAAGGCCGTGAACGGTATCCCCTCCGGGTCCGCTATGCCAGGGAATACCGGAACAATCCGGACGAAATGAAACGGATTCTGGTTCCGGCCCCGGACGGTTCCCAGATACCGCTGGGACAGCTGGCTGAGATCCGTTTCGAGACCGGACCGATGAACATTCGAAGCGAGAACACCTTCCTAAACGCCTACGTCACATTCGACAGTCAGCCGGGCGAAGCGCCGGTGGATGTGGTCAACCGGGTGAGAGATCATTTTGATCAGCAGATCAGCGAGGGCAGTCTCAATGTTCCCGACGGCATCAGTTATGTGTTCGAAGGTGAGTTCCGCAATCAGCAGCGGGCGGCCGAACGGCTGTCGGTGGTTCTGCCGATCACACTATTGATCATCTTCCTGATTATCTACTTCCAGTTCCGCTCCTCGCCGGTCACCATCATTGTGTTTTCCGGGATTGTCCTGGTCTGGGCGGGAGGATTCATTCTGCTCTGGCTCTACGGAGAAAACTGGTTTTTTAATTTCTCCGTCATGGGGGTGGAACTCCGCGAATTTTTTCAGATGGGAGCGATCAATATGAGTGTGGCGGTCTGGGTCGGATTCCTGGCCTTGTTCGGTATCGCCGTGGATAACGGCGTGGTCATGGCCACCTATCTGGAGCAGCTGTTTGAGCGGAAAAGGCCGCATGACAGGGAAACGGTGTATGCAACGGCGATCGAAGCCGGCATGCGCAGGGTGCGGCCCTGTCTGATGACCACCGGTACGACACTGCTTGCCCTGATGCCGATCCTCACTTCCCCCGGAAAAGGATCGGAAATCATGATCCCGATGGCGATCCCCATTTTTGGCGGCATGCTGATCCAGGTGCTGAGTCTGCTGCTGGTACCGCTGCTGTACGCCTTGTGGAAAGAAAAAAGCCTGAATTTTAACCCCGAAAGTCATAAAAGCTCATGA
- a CDS encoding heavy metal-associated domain-containing protein, producing MEKKEIFRVEGMSCSGCAGTVHSALMQADGVSDARVDHERGIAEITHSLPTQDVASIVAGAGYRVVEKVEP from the coding sequence ATGGAAAAAAAGGAGATCTTCCGCGTGGAAGGAATGAGTTGCAGCGGCTGTGCCGGAACGGTACACAGCGCCTTGATGCAGGCCGACGGTGTCAGTGATGCCCGGGTCGATCACGAACGGGGCATTGCTGAAATAACCCATTCACTTCCGACTCAGGACGTCGCCTCAATTGTTGCAGGCGCCGGCTATCGTGTTGTTGAGAAAGTGGAGCCGTGA